A DNA window from Blastocatellia bacterium contains the following coding sequences:
- a CDS encoding trypsin-like peptidase domain-containing protein has product MKEPRQAEEQTSTETITPAHHRRVVMVLVALLCLSVGIAVGAVLRGASLARGTDSHLSPGNPRAAMDALSASFARVAQEVEPCVVNIKMSNGYQLEGTGSGVIVNPDGYILTNAHVVNGATRLRIKLSDGSESEAKVIGVDQQTDLAVIKIDVKRTLPAARLGDSDKLAVGDWVLAIGSPFGLEQTVTAGIISAKDRDTEQGSTPFQKFLQTDAAINPGNSGGPLVNLAGEVIGINTQIATSTGAYSGIGFALPASTAADTYTQLIASGRVRRGYLGVELQELTPQIVRVNRLAESQGVVIKDTLGEASPALRAGMRSGDVITSINNQKVKSIRELIRKIAALPVGSVANITYIRAGEIRNAAVTLEERQEKSGDRQEMRLLPTDPRNPRGPQDKNGRPERAKPKPTLGINVRTLTPEIARQAGLEGTHGAFVMSVDPGSVADENGLAQDDLIVEINNRPVTSADDFQRIIRELHSGDDVVIKVLHRPQSEAIRRAWIVSLTMP; this is encoded by the coding sequence ATGAAGGAACCAAGGCAAGCTGAAGAGCAGACTTCGACGGAGACGATCACGCCGGCACATCACCGGCGCGTGGTGATGGTGTTGGTCGCGCTGCTGTGCCTGTCGGTCGGCATCGCCGTCGGCGCGGTGCTGCGCGGCGCCAGCCTGGCGCGCGGCACCGACAGCCACCTGTCGCCCGGCAACCCGAGGGCGGCGATGGACGCGCTATCCGCGTCTTTCGCCCGCGTCGCTCAGGAAGTCGAGCCCTGCGTCGTCAACATCAAGATGAGCAATGGCTACCAGCTCGAGGGCACCGGCTCAGGCGTCATCGTCAATCCCGACGGCTACATTCTGACCAACGCCCACGTCGTCAACGGCGCGACGCGCCTGCGCATCAAGCTGAGCGACGGCAGCGAAAGCGAGGCCAAAGTGATCGGGGTTGACCAGCAAACCGACCTGGCGGTCATCAAGATCGATGTGAAGCGGACGCTGCCGGCAGCCCGCCTCGGCGATTCCGACAAGCTGGCGGTCGGCGACTGGGTGCTGGCCATCGGCTCGCCCTTCGGACTTGAGCAGACGGTCACCGCCGGCATCATCAGCGCCAAAGATCGCGACACCGAGCAGGGCTCGACCCCCTTCCAGAAATTTCTACAGACCGACGCCGCCATCAACCCCGGCAACAGCGGCGGCCCGCTGGTCAATCTTGCCGGCGAAGTCATCGGCATCAACACGCAGATCGCGACCAGCACCGGCGCTTATAGCGGCATCGGCTTCGCGCTGCCGGCTTCGACCGCCGCGGACACCTACACCCAGTTGATCGCCAGCGGTCGGGTGCGGCGCGGTTACCTGGGCGTCGAGCTACAAGAGCTGACGCCGCAAATCGTCCGCGTCAACAGGCTCGCCGAAAGCCAGGGCGTCGTCATCAAAGACACGCTCGGCGAAGCGAGCCCGGCCCTGCGCGCCGGCATGCGCAGCGGCGACGTCATCACCAGCATCAATAATCAAAAGGTCAAAAGCATCCGCGAGCTGATCCGCAAGATCGCCGCCTTGCCTGTGGGCAGCGTGGCGAACATTACTTACATTCGCGCCGGCGAAATCCGCAACGCCGCGGTCACGCTTGAAGAACGCCAGGAGAAGAGTGGCGACCGCCAGGAGATGCGTTTGCTGCCGACCGACCCGCGCAACCCGCGCGGCCCGCAGGATAAAAACGGCCGCCCCGAGCGGGCGAAGCCGAAGCCGACGCTCGGCATCAATGTGCGGACGTTGACCCCGGAGATTGCCCGGCAGGCCGGCCTCGAAGGCACGCACGGCGCGTTTGTGATGAGCGTTGATCCGGGCAGCGTCGCCGACGAGAACGGCCTCGCGCAGGATGACTTGATTGTCGAAATCAACAATCGTCCGGTCACCTCGGCGGATGATTTCCAGCGCATTATCCGCGAGCTGCACAGTGGCGACGATGTGGTCATCAAGGTGCTGCACCGCCCGCAGTCGGAAGCCATTCGCCGCGCCTGGATCGTTTCGTTGACCATGCCCTGA
- a CDS encoding AI-2E family transporter, with amino-acid sequence MEEKALEQSVMVRVWTRVIARVFLTLAAVIGGLWLLYQLSTVLLLLIIAIFFCYLIAPLVRLAEQPVYFGKRELKLPRSLAILLVYLVIGLFLALAIQLLSPLVSDQVELLKSQWPAYQKSATSTFNDVTIWLRHLRLPQQWRDDLQTRTGHLLESVGTWLGDVLLASVSYVTYLLWLVLVPIFAFFLLKDAARIEQGLVALLPNERLRKRMHWLLLDVSRTLAAYIRAQITACVEIAVLVTIGLSVIGSPIAIVLGLISGLLEFLPMIGPLVFAVIAFVLTITVSFKKALLVLGFLAVLRITQDYIIYPRIVGHGIEMHPLVIIVAILAGAELGGLVGVFLSIPFLGLMIVVYNHFVAYKNLQGQAGPVHPEQFERELQRDPAPDLPPAPVATALEK; translated from the coding sequence TTGGAAGAGAAAGCGCTCGAACAGTCCGTCATGGTTCGCGTCTGGACGCGAGTTATTGCGCGCGTCTTTCTAACGCTCGCGGCGGTGATCGGCGGGCTCTGGCTGCTTTATCAGCTCAGCACCGTCCTGCTGCTGTTAATCATCGCCATCTTCTTCTGTTACCTGATTGCCCCGCTGGTGCGCCTCGCCGAGCAGCCGGTTTACTTCGGCAAGCGCGAGCTGAAGCTGCCGCGCAGCCTGGCCATTCTCCTGGTCTATCTGGTCATCGGCCTGTTCCTGGCGCTGGCGATTCAATTGCTATCGCCGCTGGTCAGCGATCAGGTCGAGTTGCTCAAGTCGCAGTGGCCGGCGTATCAGAAGTCCGCCACCAGCACCTTCAACGACGTCACCATCTGGCTGCGCCACCTGCGGCTGCCACAGCAATGGCGCGACGACTTGCAGACGCGCACCGGCCACCTGCTTGAATCGGTCGGCACCTGGCTCGGCGACGTTCTGCTTGCCTCTGTAAGCTATGTCACTTATCTGTTATGGCTGGTGCTGGTGCCCATCTTTGCTTTCTTCCTGCTGAAAGACGCCGCGCGCATCGAGCAGGGGCTGGTCGCGCTGCTGCCGAACGAGCGGCTACGCAAGCGCATGCACTGGCTCTTGCTGGATGTCAGCCGGACGTTGGCGGCCTACATCCGCGCGCAGATCACCGCCTGCGTCGAGATCGCCGTGCTGGTGACCATCGGGTTATCGGTGATCGGCTCGCCCATTGCCATCGTCCTGGGCCTGATCTCCGGGCTGCTAGAGTTCCTGCCGATGATCGGGCCGCTGGTCTTCGCCGTCATCGCCTTCGTCCTGACGATCACCGTGTCGTTCAAGAAAGCTCTGCTGGTTCTCGGCTTCCTGGCGGTGCTGCGCATCACCCAGGATTACATCATCTATCCGCGCATCGTCGGCCACGGCATCGAGATGCACCCGCTTGTCATCATCGTAGCGATCCTGGCGGGCGCCGAGCTTGGCGGGCTGGTGGGCGTCTTCCTATCGATCCCCTTCCTCGGCTTGATGATCGTCGTTTACAACCACTTCGTCGCTTACAAGAACTTGCAGGGACAGGCCGGCCCGGTTCATCCCGAACAATTCGAGCGCGAGTTGCAGCGCGACCCGGCGCCCGACCTGCCGCCGGCGCCAGTCGCCACGGCGCTGGAAAAGTAA
- a CDS encoding redoxin family protein, whose protein sequence is MRARKVHSHRLRRLACRAVLIAAALLCLQSAPSSGATFSNDPEPAPIVERKLEVADFTLKTTDGRAFNLREYAQDKPLVIVAYVAGWCPNSNRNGHILKRLYDKYHQRGLGVVVVMEYSDPGEISIHINRIGIDYPVVVETSRQGQRKDSQHYKYRRQADDRRKWGTPFYVLIDSRDIERAAASPVLARRVWTVSGEIVESEAEAFIENHLAAK, encoded by the coding sequence ATGCGCGCAAGAAAGGTTCATTCTCACAGGCTCCGCCGGCTCGCCTGCCGGGCCGTGCTTATCGCCGCTGCCCTGCTCTGCCTGCAATCGGCGCCGTCGTCCGGCGCGACGTTCAGCAATGATCCGGAGCCCGCTCCGATTGTCGAGCGCAAGCTGGAGGTAGCGGACTTTACACTGAAGACGACCGACGGGCGCGCCTTCAACTTGCGCGAGTATGCGCAGGACAAGCCGCTGGTCATCGTTGCCTACGTCGCCGGCTGGTGCCCCAACAGCAACCGTAACGGGCACATCTTGAAGCGGCTTTATGATAAGTACCATCAGCGCGGCCTGGGCGTGGTCGTCGTGATGGAATACTCCGACCCGGGCGAGATCAGTATTCACATTAACCGCATCGGCATCGATTATCCGGTGGTTGTCGAAACCAGCCGCCAGGGCCAGCGCAAAGATTCGCAGCATTACAAGTACCGCCGACAGGCGGATGATCGGCGCAAGTGGGGCACGCCGTTTTATGTGCTGATTGATTCGCGCGACATTGAAAGGGCGGCGGCGAGCCCCGTGCTTGCGCGCCGCGTCTGGACGGTTTCAGGCGAGATCGTCGAATCCGAGGCCGAAGCGTTTATCGAAAATCATCTGGCAGCAAAATAG
- the nadB gene encoding L-aspartate oxidase — protein sequence MTEETDFIVVGSGIAGLRAAVALARFGHVAVLTKDQITESNTEYAQGGVAVVLSDDDAIELHYQDTLDAGAGLCDAEAVHILVEQGPHYITELIEHGAEFDREDGQLSFTREAAHSRSRILHARGDATGREIVRALVAWSKKFSNIEYLPHACTQSLVVKDGRCVGVTFVEPATNLIRALYARAVVLATGGAGQLYLHTTNPDVATGDGMAMAYRAGAVMADMEFIQFHPTALCVPNAPRFLISEALRGEGGHLINLDGERFMPSYDPRAELAPRDVVSRGIHFEMARTNAPHVWLDMRHLDREFVRGRFPKIYHTCLMYNIDITRDLIPVSPAAHYTMGGVRTDTFGRTSIAGLYAAGEVTCTGVHGANRLASNSLLEGLVFGARAGEAAAGEAAAAIESAEPRDWDIGEKADWRIDDPTRAEVKRVLWDKVGIVRNEQTLKDAIAELEAIAARPLNTRSWNFVTLARLVAEAALSRHESRGAHYRSDYPERDDANFQHHTLQQREV from the coding sequence ATGACCGAAGAGACTGATTTCATCGTCGTCGGCAGCGGCATCGCCGGGCTTCGGGCGGCGGTCGCGCTCGCCCGCTTCGGGCATGTGGCGGTGCTCACAAAAGATCAGATTACCGAATCGAATACCGAATACGCGCAAGGCGGCGTGGCCGTCGTCTTGAGCGATGACGACGCCATCGAGCTGCATTATCAGGACACGCTCGATGCGGGCGCGGGACTCTGCGATGCCGAGGCCGTGCATATCCTCGTCGAGCAGGGGCCGCATTACATCACCGAGTTGATCGAGCATGGCGCCGAGTTCGACCGCGAAGATGGCCAGCTCTCTTTCACACGCGAGGCGGCGCATTCGCGCTCGCGCATTCTGCACGCGCGCGGCGATGCGACGGGCCGCGAGATCGTTCGCGCCCTGGTCGCCTGGTCGAAGAAGTTTTCAAACATCGAATACCTGCCGCATGCTTGCACGCAATCGCTCGTCGTCAAGGACGGTCGTTGCGTTGGCGTCACCTTTGTCGAGCCGGCGACCAACCTGATCCGCGCCCTCTATGCGCGGGCCGTCGTTCTGGCTACGGGCGGCGCCGGGCAGTTGTATCTGCACACGACGAACCCGGATGTCGCGACCGGCGATGGCATGGCGATGGCGTATCGCGCCGGCGCGGTGATGGCCGACATGGAATTTATTCAGTTCCACCCGACGGCGCTTTGCGTGCCGAACGCGCCGCGCTTTCTGATCTCGGAAGCCTTGCGCGGCGAAGGCGGCCATCTGATCAACCTCGATGGCGAACGCTTCATGCCGAGTTACGATCCGCGGGCAGAACTGGCGCCGCGCGACGTGGTCAGCCGCGGCATTCACTTCGAGATGGCGCGCACCAACGCGCCGCATGTCTGGCTCGATATGCGCCACCTCGACCGCGAGTTCGTGCGCGGGCGCTTCCCGAAGATTTACCACACTTGCTTGATGTACAACATAGACATCACGCGCGACCTGATCCCCGTGAGCCCGGCGGCGCACTACACGATGGGCGGCGTGCGCACGGACACGTTTGGGCGAACTTCGATTGCCGGGCTGTACGCCGCCGGCGAAGTCACCTGCACAGGCGTCCACGGCGCGAATCGATTGGCGTCGAATTCATTGCTCGAAGGATTGGTCTTCGGGGCACGTGCCGGCGAAGCGGCGGCTGGTGAAGCGGCGGCTGCCATCGAATCCGCCGAGCCGCGCGATTGGGACATCGGCGAGAAGGCCGACTGGCGCATTGACGACCCGACGCGTGCCGAAGTCAAGCGGGTACTGTGGGACAAGGTCGGCATCGTGCGCAATGAGCAGACGCTTAAAGACGCGATTGCCGAATTGGAAGCCATTGCGGCGCGCCCGCTCAATACGCGCTCGTGGAACTTTGTGACGCTGGCGCGTCTGGTCGCCGAGGCGGCGCTCTCGCGGCACGAGTCACGCGGCGCGCACTATCGCAGCGACTACCCAGAGCGGGATGACGCGAACTTTCAGCATCACACCCTACAGCAACGGGAGGTATAA
- a CDS encoding CarD family transcriptional regulator, whose protein sequence is MSFKIGEKVVYPNHGIGVIEKITTAEIAGNQSSFYLLRLKATESTVMVPIANAVEIGLRSPIDNHQCDKLLKALSADFVSPPVDWKDRYKEFLERMKTGDIFNVAEVLKTLTYLSLSKPLSFREKRMLERARYLVVSELATVCRKTECLVEPMVDEALRKSCSKHTRTVPVAKTFKPSSAVTAH, encoded by the coding sequence GTGAGCTTCAAAATAGGCGAGAAGGTTGTTTACCCCAACCACGGTATCGGCGTCATCGAAAAGATCACCACCGCTGAGATTGCAGGAAATCAAAGCAGCTTCTATCTTCTGCGCCTCAAGGCAACCGAATCCACCGTCATGGTGCCGATTGCCAACGCGGTTGAAATCGGTCTCCGCTCTCCCATCGATAACCACCAGTGCGACAAATTACTGAAGGCCCTTTCAGCCGATTTCGTCAGCCCGCCGGTGGATTGGAAAGATCGCTATAAGGAATTCCTTGAACGGATGAAGACCGGCGACATCTTCAACGTCGCTGAAGTCTTAAAGACGCTCACGTATCTCTCCCTCAGCAAGCCGCTCTCGTTCCGCGAGAAGCGCATGCTGGAACGCGCCCGCTATCTCGTGGTCTCGGAGTTGGCAACGGTCTGTCGCAAGACGGAATGCCTGGTCGAGCCGATGGTGGACGAAGCGCTGCGGAAGTCGTGCTCGAAGCACACGCGCACCGTGCCGGTGGCCAAGACGTTTAAGCCATCGAGCGCCGTGACGGCTCACTGA
- a CDS encoding electron transfer flavoprotein-ubiquinone oxidoreductase: protein MAIERDTLEMDVLLVGAGPANLSCALHLTNLINTHNEGEKAAGRKPLDEINIAVIEKAAEIGSHQLSGAVLDPISLRELIPDFEKHGQAPLEAPVGEEHVYYLTRRGKLELPVLPPPLRNHGNYVVSLNKLIRWLGDKCEAAGVNIFPEFPGAEMLYDGERVTGVRTGDKGVDKNGSAKPNFEPGVDIVAKVTVLGEGVRGSLTKQLISRLKLDDVSDPQVFSVGIKELWEMPDNRFPAGSVIHTLGWPLDSHTFGGSWIYGMRDRIINIGLAIGLDYRDPRLDPHHEFQKFKTHPFIADLLKGGKLIRYGAKAMPVGGWYTIPQLAADGVMIVGDSGSLLNGERLKGIHTAIRSGMIAAETILEALIADDYSRNVLGRYETRLKESHVGRELYKARNFHQAFDRGRNIGLVTAGISTLTGGRLPGRLKIKAGHQHMEKREGFKGDRYDGLKYDDKLTFAKLTDVYYSSTHHDEDQPAHLKVVDFNICVERCTAEYGNPCQNFCPASVYEMVEDKGARRLQINFSNCVHCKTCDIMDPYQIINWVTPEGGGGPNYRNM from the coding sequence ATGGCAATCGAAAGAGACACGCTCGAAATGGATGTCCTGCTCGTCGGAGCGGGGCCGGCGAATCTGAGTTGTGCGCTGCATCTGACCAACCTGATCAATACGCACAACGAAGGCGAGAAGGCGGCGGGCCGCAAGCCGCTCGACGAGATCAACATCGCCGTCATCGAGAAAGCCGCCGAGATCGGCTCGCACCAGCTATCGGGCGCAGTGCTCGACCCCATCAGTTTGCGTGAGTTGATTCCCGATTTCGAGAAGCACGGGCAGGCGCCGCTCGAAGCGCCGGTGGGCGAAGAGCATGTCTACTATCTCACCCGGCGCGGCAAGCTCGAATTGCCTGTGCTGCCGCCGCCGCTCCGCAATCATGGCAACTATGTCGTCTCGCTCAACAAGCTGATTCGCTGGCTCGGCGACAAGTGCGAAGCTGCCGGCGTCAACATCTTCCCGGAGTTCCCCGGCGCCGAGATGCTTTATGACGGCGAACGGGTCACGGGCGTCCGCACCGGCGACAAGGGCGTTGACAAAAACGGCAGCGCCAAGCCGAACTTTGAGCCCGGCGTTGACATCGTTGCGAAAGTCACTGTGCTGGGCGAAGGCGTGCGCGGCTCGCTCACCAAGCAGCTCATCAGCCGCTTGAAGCTCGATGACGTGAGCGACCCGCAGGTCTTTTCCGTCGGCATCAAAGAGCTATGGGAGATGCCGGACAATCGTTTTCCCGCGGGCTCGGTGATTCACACCCTGGGCTGGCCGTTAGATTCGCACACTTTCGGCGGCTCGTGGATTTATGGGATGCGCGACCGCATCATCAACATCGGCCTGGCCATCGGCTTGGATTACCGCGACCCGCGACTCGACCCGCACCACGAGTTTCAAAAGTTCAAGACTCACCCGTTCATCGCCGACCTGCTCAAAGGCGGCAAGCTGATCCGCTATGGCGCGAAGGCCATGCCGGTCGGCGGCTGGTACACGATCCCGCAACTGGCCGCCGACGGCGTCATGATCGTTGGCGATTCCGGCTCGTTGCTGAACGGCGAACGCTTGAAGGGCATCCACACAGCGATTCGCAGCGGCATGATCGCAGCCGAGACGATTCTCGAAGCGCTCATTGCTGATGATTATTCTCGCAATGTGCTTGGCCGCTACGAGACGCGCTTGAAAGAGAGCCACGTCGGCCGCGAGCTTTACAAGGCCCGCAACTTCCATCAGGCATTTGATCGCGGGCGCAACATCGGCCTGGTGACCGCGGGCATTTCGACGCTGACCGGCGGGCGCTTGCCGGGCCGCTTGAAGATCAAGGCCGGCCATCAGCACATGGAGAAGCGCGAAGGCTTCAAGGGTGACCGCTACGACGGCTTGAAGTACGACGACAAGCTGACGTTCGCCAAGCTCACGGACGTTTACTATTCCAGCACCCACCACGACGAAGATCAGCCGGCGCACCTGAAGGTCGTAGACTTCAACATCTGCGTCGAACGCTGCACGGCCGAATACGGCAACCCGTGCCAGAACTTCTGCCCGGCCAGCGTCTATGAGATGGTCGAGGACAAAGGCGCGCGGCGCTTGCAGATCAACTTTTCAAACTGCGTCCACTGCAAAACCTGCGACATCATGGACCCGTACCAGATCATCAACTGGGTGACGCCCGAAGGCGGCGGCGGGCCGAACTACCGCAATATGTAA
- a CDS encoding ParA family protein codes for MSKRIAIAASKGGTGKTTTTWNLGFGLSLAGARVLLIDCDPQDNLRFIAEVEESRQTLAAAIDGGKVEPIAVRETVSLIPSGGRRLSQVATDAENFRDLAAPLKRVLGALDDAYDFILFDCPPEFGRMTSVALSQADYLLIPCMATWLGLRSIEQMVEFIDTHARDAHIAGDRTGIVLTFYTTRKAGPEMVRQDAKKFFKSRLLKTLIRERAEIDYSQEAHKSVFEYASGSDAAEDYGALVKEVIKRLG; via the coding sequence ATGAGCAAGCGCATCGCCATTGCCGCGTCGAAAGGCGGCACCGGAAAAACGACAACGACATGGAATCTCGGCTTCGGCCTGAGCCTGGCCGGCGCGCGCGTCTTACTGATCGATTGCGACCCGCAAGACAATCTGCGCTTCATTGCTGAAGTCGAGGAGTCGCGGCAGACGCTGGCCGCGGCGATTGATGGCGGCAAAGTCGAGCCGATTGCGGTGCGCGAAACCGTTTCGCTCATCCCCAGCGGCGGGCGCCGGCTATCGCAGGTGGCAACGGACGCCGAGAACTTTCGCGACCTTGCCGCGCCGCTCAAGCGGGTGCTCGGGGCGCTCGACGACGCGTATGATTTCATCCTCTTCGACTGCCCGCCGGAGTTCGGGCGCATGACCTCTGTGGCGCTGTCGCAGGCGGATTATCTGCTGATCCCCTGCATGGCGACGTGGCTCGGCCTGCGCTCGATTGAGCAGATGGTCGAGTTCATCGACACGCACGCCCGCGACGCGCACATCGCTGGCGACCGCACGGGTATCGTGCTGACCTTCTACACGACGCGCAAGGCGGGGCCGGAGATGGTGCGCCAGGACGCGAAAAAATTCTTTAAGAGCCGCCTGCTCAAGACGCTGATCCGCGAGCGCGCCGAGATCGATTACTCGCAGGAAGCGCACAAGTCTGTCTTTGAATATGCGTCGGGCAGCGATGCCGCCGAAGACTACGGCGCGCTGGTCAAGGAAGTGATCAAGCGGTTGGGCTAA